A single Pseudoxanthomonas sp. DNA region contains:
- a CDS encoding relaxation protein, translating to MDTDRITDLVASASALMERFERRTKQIEDSLQAAHRQLQEISQHLPETLRRAADTEMKHLRDSVVGTVDAGLGQSVSTYQAHLETSGQDVRHASHALAAQIHAARALYRHLLWKVVGVCLASLVLIVLGGGWLSRHYYDEIRRYQLSAELLKAYDAADVTLCNGKLCANVDPKAAKSGDKGQYRPVRDRP from the coding sequence ATGGACACCGACCGGATCACCGACCTCGTCGCCAGCGCGTCAGCCCTCATGGAGCGGTTCGAGCGCCGCACGAAGCAGATCGAAGACAGCTTGCAGGCTGCGCACCGGCAGCTTCAGGAGATCTCGCAACACCTGCCTGAAACGCTCCGCCGGGCTGCCGACACGGAAATGAAGCATCTGCGGGACAGTGTCGTAGGCACTGTCGACGCCGGCCTAGGACAATCCGTCTCGACCTACCAGGCACACCTGGAAACGTCCGGACAGGACGTAAGGCACGCCTCGCATGCCCTTGCGGCGCAGATCCACGCCGCGCGGGCACTCTACCGGCATCTGCTATGGAAGGTCGTCGGCGTCTGCCTCGCCAGTCTCGTCCTGATCGTTCTGGGCGGCGGCTGGCTTTCCCGCCACTATTACGACGAGATCCGCCGCTATCAGCTATCGGCGGAGCTGTTGAAGGCCTACGACGCCGCGGACGTCACCTTGTGCAACGGCAAACTGTGCGCCAACGTGGACCCCAAGGCCGCGAAGTCCGGCGACAAGGGCCAGTACCGTCCGGTCCGGGACCGCCCGTAG
- the purL gene encoding phosphoribosylformylglycinamidine synthase — MIVLEGQPALSHFRRARLESRLQSIAPAVRIRGAWHVYFVEPEAGATPDLATLRRILQAGDREEPLADGAVSRFVTPRLGTLSPWASKATELLRGAGQPVKRVERGLRVDLEGWDDTQPALAKALHDPMTQSLLATREQASALFTAPPRGELERIPLAHLEAANRRLGLALADDEIDYLRTRYTELGRDPSDVELMMFAQANSEHCRHKIFNASWTIDGKDQDRSLFRMIKHTHAQTPEHTLSAYSDNAAVVEGYPAARFRPDGSGQYRLEATLDSAFCIKVETHNHPTAIAPFPGASTGAGGEIRDEGATGRGGKPKAGLTGFSVSHLRIPTLPQPWEDPDKSRPRALNPRMAPALEIMLDGPLGGAAFNNEFGRPNLLGYFRSFELQEGEGLTRAYDKPIMLAGGLGAIDRIQVQKKTLSPGDAVIVLGGPAMLIGLGGGAASSVASGESAEDLDFASVQRDNPEMERRCQEVIDRCVAMGDDNPILWFHDVGAGGLSNAIPELLHDSGVGGVIDLDKVPSDDPSLSPMQLWCNESQERYVLGVPQARLAEFAAICERERCPFAAVGVATKEERLVVGYGALNDPSLLPSGEGARRADEGATKSGEQRIADVAASAIPSGSSTPPNPLPNPSPAGRGAYPIDLPMDVLFGKAPKMHRDTAHPPAPRWPALQTEGLDLHEAGLRVLAHPTVASKQFLITIGDRSVGGLTARDQLVGPWQMPVADCAITLTGYEGYVGEAMAIGERTPLALLDAAAAARMAVGEAITNLCAAPVESLHRVKLSANWMAAAGHPGEDALLFDAVKAVGMELCPELDISIPVGKDSLSMQAQWAVMGDSELVIGEQQEPAVASASASSNHESRITNHRSVSPVSLIISAFAPVTDVRQQLTPLLSREDDSELWLIGLGAGKKRLGGSVLAQVYPQSGGDGAWPAFAGDGRDERVPDLDDPQRLRDFFHLIADAREAGLLLAYHDRSDGGAFAALCEMAFASHRGLDINLDGWGDDAFRTLFAEELGAVVQVADEDRAAFADLVERHALTECAQRIARPTTAATIRVRQDGASLAEWRWEELFDAWWSVTHAMQTLRDNPEAADQERDTARQFGRTGLKPKLSFDAADDVAAPFIATGKRPKVAILREQGVNGQIEMASAFARAGFDAFDVHMSDLIHGRVALDGFNGLAACGGFSYGDVLGAGRGWATSILERSALRDAFAAFFARTDTFSLGVCNGCQMMSQLKDIIPGAQHWPQFLRNQSEQFEARVALLEVQESPSVFFRGMAGSRIPVAVAHGEGRAAFASAVDQATARTSLRYVDGDGAVATTYPLNPNGSPDGIAGLTSDDGRATILMPHPERTPRSVNHSWHPAGWPDDSPWLRMFRNARVWVG; from the coding sequence ATGATCGTCCTCGAAGGCCAACCGGCCTTGTCGCACTTCCGCCGCGCGCGGCTCGAATCCAGGCTCCAGTCGATTGCTCCGGCCGTCCGCATCCGCGGCGCCTGGCATGTCTACTTCGTCGAACCCGAGGCCGGCGCCACGCCGGACCTGGCCACGCTGCGCCGCATCCTGCAGGCCGGCGACCGGGAGGAACCGCTGGCCGACGGCGCGGTCTCGCGCTTCGTCACCCCGCGGCTGGGCACGCTGTCGCCGTGGGCGAGCAAGGCCACCGAGCTGCTGCGCGGCGCCGGCCAGCCGGTGAAGCGCGTCGAGCGCGGCCTGCGCGTCGACCTGGAAGGCTGGGACGACACGCAGCCAGCACTGGCCAAGGCGCTGCACGACCCGATGACGCAATCCCTGCTGGCCACGCGCGAGCAGGCCTCGGCGCTGTTCACCGCGCCGCCGCGCGGCGAACTGGAGCGCATCCCGCTGGCGCACCTGGAAGCGGCCAACCGCCGGCTGGGCCTGGCGCTGGCCGACGACGAAATCGACTACCTGCGCACGCGCTACACCGAGCTCGGCCGTGATCCGTCGGACGTCGAGCTGATGATGTTCGCGCAGGCGAATTCGGAGCATTGCCGCCACAAGATCTTCAACGCCAGCTGGACCATCGACGGCAAGGACCAGGACCGCTCGCTGTTCCGGATGATCAAGCACACCCATGCGCAGACGCCGGAGCACACGCTCAGCGCGTACAGCGACAACGCGGCCGTGGTGGAAGGCTATCCGGCGGCGCGCTTCCGTCCCGACGGCAGCGGCCAGTACCGCCTCGAGGCGACGCTGGATTCGGCGTTCTGCATCAAGGTGGAAACGCACAACCACCCGACCGCGATCGCGCCGTTCCCCGGCGCCAGCACCGGGGCCGGCGGCGAGATCCGCGACGAAGGCGCGACCGGCCGCGGCGGCAAGCCCAAGGCCGGCCTGACCGGCTTCTCGGTCTCGCACCTGCGCATCCCGACGCTGCCGCAGCCGTGGGAGGATCCTGATAAGAGCCGGCCGCGTGCGCTGAACCCGCGCATGGCGCCGGCGCTGGAGATCATGCTCGACGGCCCGCTCGGCGGTGCCGCGTTCAACAACGAGTTCGGCCGGCCCAACCTGCTGGGTTATTTCCGCAGCTTCGAGCTGCAGGAAGGCGAGGGCCTGACCCGCGCCTACGACAAGCCGATCATGCTGGCCGGCGGCCTGGGCGCGATCGACCGCATCCAGGTGCAGAAGAAGACGCTGTCGCCCGGCGACGCGGTGATCGTGCTCGGCGGCCCGGCGATGCTGATCGGCCTGGGCGGCGGCGCGGCCAGTTCGGTCGCCTCCGGCGAAAGCGCCGAGGACCTCGATTTCGCCAGCGTGCAGCGCGACAACCCGGAAATGGAACGCCGCTGCCAGGAAGTCATCGACCGCTGCGTGGCGATGGGCGACGACAATCCCATCCTCTGGTTCCACGACGTCGGCGCGGGCGGCCTGTCCAACGCGATTCCCGAACTGCTGCACGACTCCGGCGTGGGCGGCGTGATCGACCTGGACAAGGTGCCCAGCGACGATCCCTCCCTGTCGCCGATGCAGCTGTGGTGCAACGAATCGCAGGAGCGCTACGTGCTGGGCGTGCCGCAGGCGCGGCTGGCCGAGTTCGCGGCGATCTGCGAGCGCGAGCGGTGTCCGTTCGCGGCGGTGGGTGTGGCGACGAAGGAAGAGCGGTTGGTGGTGGGTTATGGCGCGTTGAATGATCCTTCCCTTCTCCCATCGGGAGAAGGTGCCCGGAGGGCCGATGAGGGTGCGACGAAGTCCGGAGAACAGCGCATCGCGGATGTTGCCGCGTCCGCGATTCCCTCCGGCAGCTCTACTCCGCCGAACCCTCTCCCCAACCCCTCTCCCGCAGGGAGAGGGGCTTACCCCATCGACCTGCCGATGGACGTGCTGTTCGGCAAGGCCCCGAAGATGCATCGCGACACCGCGCACCCGCCGGCACCCAGGTGGCCCGCGCTGCAGACGGAAGGCCTGGACCTGCACGAAGCCGGCCTGCGCGTGCTTGCGCATCCGACGGTCGCGTCCAAGCAGTTCCTCATCACCATCGGCGACCGCAGCGTCGGCGGCCTGACCGCGCGCGACCAGCTGGTCGGCCCGTGGCAGATGCCGGTCGCCGACTGCGCCATCACGCTGACGGGCTACGAAGGGTATGTGGGCGAAGCGATGGCGATCGGCGAACGCACGCCGCTGGCGCTGCTCGATGCCGCCGCCGCCGCCCGCATGGCGGTCGGTGAAGCCATCACCAACCTGTGCGCCGCGCCGGTGGAATCGCTGCACCGGGTCAAGCTGTCCGCCAACTGGATGGCCGCCGCCGGCCATCCGGGCGAGGACGCGCTGCTGTTCGACGCGGTCAAGGCCGTTGGCATGGAACTGTGTCCGGAGCTGGACATCAGCATTCCGGTGGGCAAGGACTCGCTGTCGATGCAGGCGCAGTGGGCCGTGATGGGTGATTCGGAATTGGTGATTGGTGAACAGCAGGAGCCGGCGGTTGCAAGCGCGTCTGCCTCTTCGAATCACGAATCACGAATCACGAATCACCGCTCCGTTTCCCCGGTGTCGCTGATCATCAGCGCCTTCGCGCCGGTCACCGACGTGCGCCAACAACTGACCCCGCTGCTGTCGCGCGAGGACGACAGCGAGCTGTGGCTGATCGGCCTGGGCGCGGGCAAGAAGCGCCTGGGCGGCTCGGTGCTGGCGCAGGTCTACCCGCAGTCCGGCGGCGATGGCGCATGGCCGGCGTTCGCCGGCGATGGCCGCGACGAACGCGTGCCGGACCTCGACGATCCGCAGCGTCTGCGCGACTTCTTCCACCTGATCGCCGACGCGCGCGAAGCCGGTCTGCTGCTGGCCTACCACGACCGCAGCGACGGCGGCGCGTTCGCCGCGCTGTGCGAGATGGCGTTCGCTTCGCACCGCGGCCTGGACATCAACCTCGACGGGTGGGGCGACGACGCGTTCCGCACGCTGTTCGCAGAAGAACTGGGTGCGGTGGTGCAGGTCGCCGACGAGGACCGTGCCGCCTTCGCCGACCTGGTCGAGCGTCACGCGCTGACCGAATGCGCGCAGCGCATCGCGCGTCCGACCACGGCGGCCACCATCCGCGTGCGGCAGGACGGCGCATCGCTGGCCGAGTGGCGCTGGGAAGAGCTGTTCGATGCTTGGTGGTCGGTCACGCACGCCATGCAGACGTTGCGCGACAACCCGGAGGCTGCCGACCAGGAGCGCGACACCGCGCGCCAGTTCGGCCGTACCGGGTTGAAGCCGAAACTGTCGTTCGATGCCGCTGACGATGTCGCCGCACCGTTCATCGCCACCGGCAAGCGGCCGAAGGTCGCGATCCTGCGCGAGCAGGGCGTCAACGGCCAGATCGAGATGGCGTCGGCGTTCGCGCGTGCCGGCTTCGACGCGTTCGACGTGCACATGAGCGACCTGATCCATGGCCGCGTGGCACTCGATGGCTTCAATGGTCTGGCCGCGTGCGGTGGCTTCAGCTACGGCGACGTGCTGGGCGCGGGTCGCGGCTGGGCGACCTCCATCCTGGAGCGCAGCGCATTGCGGGACGCATTCGCGGCGTTCTTCGCGCGCACGGACACGTTCTCGCTGGGCGTCTGCAACGGCTGCCAGATGATGAGCCAGCTGAAGGACATCATTCCCGGTGCGCAGCACTGGCCGCAGTTCCTGCGCAACCAGAGCGAGCAGTTCGAGGCGCGCGTGGCGTTGCTGGAAGTGCAGGAATCGCCGTCGGTGTTCTTCCGTGGCATGGCCGGTTCGCGCATTCCGGTGGCGGTGGCGCACGGCGAGGGCCGTGCCGCGTTCGCGAGCGCGGTCGATCAGGCCACCGCGCGCACGTCGCTGCGCTACGTGGATGGCGACGGCGCGGTGGCGACGACGTATCCGCTGAATCCGAACGGTTCGCCCGACGGCATCGCCGGCCTGACCAGCGACGACGGCCGCGCGACCATCCTGATGCCGCACCCCGAGCGCACGCCGCGCAGCGTCAACCACAGCTGGCATCCGGCCGGCTGGCCGGACGACTCGCCGTGGCTGCGCATGTTCCGCAATGCGCGGGTGTGGGTGGGGTGA